One genomic window of Solanum dulcamara chromosome 12, daSolDulc1.2, whole genome shotgun sequence includes the following:
- the LOC129877019 gene encoding transcription factor bHLH162-like has protein sequence MERRLMSKLAPKLERKYVEKNRRNHMKNLCNQLHSMLPTHPSSSKETTMAVPDQIDAAVKYIESLKMKLEKSKKHLKDLKMGPKRDQLLNATNEPGPTTKSPPQIEFHEMGPNMVVVLITSLENIATFNKIIRLCHKEGVEVVSTSFKLNGNSTLQISHETKVQINRSSTMEFKATSLCDKMKELIYGPSCSNDMESHQHLWDYIIESGLIEFNTEELSPIASQNPNIHSHMQNVNETPRFC, from the exons ATGGAAAGACGCTTGATGTCTAAATTAGCTCCAAAATTGGAAAGGAAATATGTGGAGAAAAATAGAAGGAATCATATGAAGAATCTATGTAATCAACTTCACTCCATGCTCCCTACTCATCCCTCTTCCTCCAAG GAAACAACAATGGCAGTGCCTGATCAAATAGATGCAGCAGTGAAGTACATAGAAAGTTTGAAAATGAAATTGGAGAAGAGCAAGAAGCACTTGAAAGATTTGAAAATGGGCCCAAAGAGGGACCAATTACTCAATGCAACTAATGAGCCCGGCCCAACCACAAAGTCACCACCTCAGATTGAATTCCATGAAATGGGCCCAAACATGGTCGTAGTTTTAATAACTAGCCTTGAAAATATAGCCACATTTAATAAAATCATTCGATTATGCCATAAGGAAGGTGTTGAAGTTGTGTCTACGAGCTTTAAACTCAATGGAAACTCTACACTGCAGATTTCTCATGAAACTAAG GTGCAAATCAATAGAAGTTCAACAATGGAATTTAAAGCTACAAGTCTTTGTGATAAGATGAAGGAGTTGATTTATGGACCATCTTGCAGCAATGACATGGAATCCCACCAACATTTATGGGACTACATTATTGAATCTGGACTTATAGAATTTAATACAGAGGAATTATCACCAATAGCAAGTCAAAATCCAAACATACATAGTCATATGCAAAATGTTAATGAAACTCCTAGATTTTGCTAA